The Vicia villosa cultivar HV-30 ecotype Madison, WI linkage group LG1, Vvil1.0, whole genome shotgun sequence genome includes a region encoding these proteins:
- the LOC131596981 gene encoding uncharacterized protein LOC131596981, with the protein MCLDAAISKCPLERSFGHFARVLDDIDLSAKIIHKLWVEREKFAFFVNVEYEKLPIFCSHCHNISHSFSSCKLVKVDQEKRVSNEKHERTGNKFQNEDLRKESVECENATCVDNNPLLRFVDCLKTSIDGNVVSIDVLHQEDLGAQGNENLRGLVYIDIIDQGKIDKNHDGDSDSDAQQVMKFLSEFWTNMDKRDEIADLDENTSQPF; encoded by the coding sequence ATGTGTTTGGATGCTGCAATAAGTAAGTGCCCTCTAGAGAGATCTTTTGGACATTTTGCTAGAGTTTTAGATGATATTGATTTATCTGCTAAAATTATACATAAATTGTGGGTCGAAAGAGAAAAATTTGCGTTTTTTGTTAACGTTGAATATGAAAAATTGCCTATTTTCTGTTCGCATTGTCATAACATTAGTCATAGTTTTTCGTCTTGTAAACTTGTTAAAGTGGATCAAGAGAAAAGGGTATCTAACGAGAAGCATGAACGCACGGGGAATAAGTTTCAGAATGAAGATTTAAGAAAGGAATCAGTTGAATGTGAAAATGCTACATGTGTTGATAATAATCCTCTTTTAAGATTTGTTGATTGTTTGAAAACCTCTATTGATGGGAATGTTGTGAGTATTGATGTGTTGCATCAAGAAGACTTGGGTGCCCAAGGTAATGAAAATTTGCGTGGTTTAGTTTATATAGATATCATTGATCAAGGTAAAATTGACAAGAATCATGATGGAGATTCAGATTCAGATGCTCAACAAGTTATGAAGTTTCTTAGTGAATTTTGGACTAACATGGATAAGAGAGATGAGATTGCTGATTTGGATGAAAACACTAGTCAACCATTTTAA